The following are from one region of the Canis lupus dingo isolate Sandy chromosome 19, ASM325472v2, whole genome shotgun sequence genome:
- the ELF2 gene encoding ETS-related transcription factor Elf-2 isoform X12: protein MATSLQEGPTNQLDLLIRAVEASVHSSNAHCTDKTIEAAEALLHMESPTCLRDSRSPEFIHAAMRPDVITETVVEVSTEESEPMDTSPIPTSPDSHEPMKKKKAQRASQIIRSSAIVGRKPKTQQSPISNGSPELGIKKKPREGKGNTTYLWEFLLDLLQDKNTCPRYIKWTQREKGIFKLVDSKAVSKLWGKHKNKPDMNYETMGRALRYYYQRGILAKVEGQRLVYQFKDMPKNIVVIDDDKSETCNEDLAAATDEKSLERVSLSAESLLKAASVRGGKNSSLNCSRAEKGVARVVNITSPGHDTPSRCPTTTASVSATTAPRTVRVAMQVPVVMTSLGQKISTVAVQSVNAGAPLITSTSPTTATSPKVVIQTIPTVMPASSENGDKITMQPAKIITIPATQLAQCQLQTKSNLTGSGSINIVGTPLAVRALTPVSIAHGTPVMRLSVPTQQASGQTPPRVISAVIKGPEVKSEAVAKKQEHDVKTLQLVQEEKPADGNKTVTHVVVVSAPSAIALPVTMKTEGLVTCEK, encoded by the exons ATGGCGACGTCGCTGCAGGAGGGGCCCACGAACCAGCTGGATCTGCTCATCCGCGCCG TGGAAGCATCAGTTCATAGCAGTAATGCACACTGTACAGATAAGACAATTGAAGCTGCTGAAGCCCTGCTTCATATGGAATCTCCTACCTGCTTGAGGGATTCAAGAAGTCCTG AATTTATCCATGCTGCTATGAGGCCAGATGTCATTACAGAAACTGTAGTGGAGGTGTCAACTGAAGAATCTGAACCAATGGATACCTCTCCTATTCCTACATCACCAGATAGCCATGaaccaatgaaaaagaaaaaag CTCAAAGGGCCTCGCAGATTATCAGATCCTCTGCAATAG TTGGCCGTAAACCAAAGACCCAGCAGTCACCAATTTCCAATGGGTCTCCTGAGTTAGGTATAAAGAAGAAacccagagaaggaaaag gaAACACAACCTATCTGTGGGAGTTTCTTTTAGATCTACTCCAGGATAAAAATACTTGTCCGCGGTATATTAAGTGGacccagagagaaaaaggcaTATTCAAGCTTGTGGATTCAAAGGCCGTCTCTAAACTTTGGGGAAAGCATAAGAACAAGCCAGATATGAACTATGAAACTATGGGACGAGCTCTGAG GTATTATTACCAAAGGGGTATTCTTGCAAAGGTCGAAGGACAGAGGCTTGTCTATCAGTTCAAGGATATGCCCAAAAACATAGTGGTCATAGATGATGACAAAAGTGAAACTTGTAATGAAGATTTAGCAGCAGCTACTGATGAAAAGTCATTAGAACGAGTATCACTGTCTGCAGAGAGTCTCCTGAAAGCAGCTTCTGTTCGTGGTGGCAAAAACTCATCTCTAAACTGCTCCAGAGCAGAGAAAGGTGTAGCTAGAGTTGTGAATATCACTTCCCCTGGTCATGATACTCCATCCAGGTGTCCTACTACCACCGCATCTGTGTCAGCAACAACAGCTCCAAG GACAGTTCGTGTGGCAATGCAAGTACCTGTTGTAATGACATCGTTGGGTCAGAAAATCTCGACTGTGGCAGTTCAGTCAGTTAATGCAGGTGCACCATTGATAACCAGCACTAGTCCCACAACAGCAACCTCTCCAAAGGTAGTTATTCAGACAATCCCTACTGTGATGCCAGCCTCTTCTGAAAATGGAGACAAAATCACCATGCAGCCTGCCAAAATTATCACCATCCCAGCTACACAACTTGCACAGTGTCAACTGCAGACAAAGTCAAATCTGACTGGGTCAGGAAGCATTAACATTGTCGGAACCCCGCTGGCTGTGAGAGCACTTACCCCTGTTTCAATAGCCCACGGTACACCTGTAATGAGACTATCAGTGCCTACCCAACAGGCATCTGGCCAGACTCCCCCGCGAGTTATCAGTGCGGTCATAAAAGGGCCAGAGGTAAAATCAGAAGCGGTGGCAAAAAAGCAAGAACATGACGTGAAAACTTTGCAGCTGGTACAAGAAGAAAAACCGGCAGATGGAAATAAGACAGTGACCCACGTAGTGGTTGTCAGTGCGCCTTCTGCTATTGCCCTTCCTGTAACTATGAAAACGGAAGGACTGGTGACATGTGAGAAATGA
- the ELF2 gene encoding ETS-related transcription factor Elf-2 isoform X14, protein MATSLQEGPTNQLDLLIRAVEASVHSSNAHCTDKTIEAAEALLHMESPTCLRDSRSPEFIHAAMRPDVITETVVEVSTEESEPMDTSPIPTSPDSHEPMKKKKVGRKPKTQQSPISNGSPELGIKKKPREGKGNTTYLWEFLLDLLQDKNTCPRYIKWTQREKGIFKLVDSKAVSKLWGKHKNKPDMNYETMGRALRYYYQRGILAKVEGQRLVYQFKDMPKNIVVIDDDKSETCNEDLAAATDEKSLERVSLSAESLLKAASVRGGKNSSLNCSRAEKGVARVVNITSPGHDTPSRCPTTTASVSATTAPRTVRVAMQVPVVMTSLGQKISTVAVQSVNAGAPLITSTSPTTATSPKVVIQTIPTVMPASSENGDKITMQPAKIITIPATQLAQCQLQTKSNLTGSGSINIVGTPLAVRALTPVSIAHGTPVMRLSVPTQQASGQTPPRVISAVIKGPEVKSEAVAKKQEHDVKTLQLVQEEKPADGNKTVTHVVVVSAPSAIALPVTMKTEGLVTCEK, encoded by the exons ATGGCGACGTCGCTGCAGGAGGGGCCCACGAACCAGCTGGATCTGCTCATCCGCGCCG TGGAAGCATCAGTTCATAGCAGTAATGCACACTGTACAGATAAGACAATTGAAGCTGCTGAAGCCCTGCTTCATATGGAATCTCCTACCTGCTTGAGGGATTCAAGAAGTCCTG AATTTATCCATGCTGCTATGAGGCCAGATGTCATTACAGAAACTGTAGTGGAGGTGTCAACTGAAGAATCTGAACCAATGGATACCTCTCCTATTCCTACATCACCAGATAGCCATGaaccaatgaaaaagaaaaaag TTGGCCGTAAACCAAAGACCCAGCAGTCACCAATTTCCAATGGGTCTCCTGAGTTAGGTATAAAGAAGAAacccagagaaggaaaag gaAACACAACCTATCTGTGGGAGTTTCTTTTAGATCTACTCCAGGATAAAAATACTTGTCCGCGGTATATTAAGTGGacccagagagaaaaaggcaTATTCAAGCTTGTGGATTCAAAGGCCGTCTCTAAACTTTGGGGAAAGCATAAGAACAAGCCAGATATGAACTATGAAACTATGGGACGAGCTCTGAG GTATTATTACCAAAGGGGTATTCTTGCAAAGGTCGAAGGACAGAGGCTTGTCTATCAGTTCAAGGATATGCCCAAAAACATAGTGGTCATAGATGATGACAAAAGTGAAACTTGTAATGAAGATTTAGCAGCAGCTACTGATGAAAAGTCATTAGAACGAGTATCACTGTCTGCAGAGAGTCTCCTGAAAGCAGCTTCTGTTCGTGGTGGCAAAAACTCATCTCTAAACTGCTCCAGAGCAGAGAAAGGTGTAGCTAGAGTTGTGAATATCACTTCCCCTGGTCATGATACTCCATCCAGGTGTCCTACTACCACCGCATCTGTGTCAGCAACAACAGCTCCAAG GACAGTTCGTGTGGCAATGCAAGTACCTGTTGTAATGACATCGTTGGGTCAGAAAATCTCGACTGTGGCAGTTCAGTCAGTTAATGCAGGTGCACCATTGATAACCAGCACTAGTCCCACAACAGCAACCTCTCCAAAGGTAGTTATTCAGACAATCCCTACTGTGATGCCAGCCTCTTCTGAAAATGGAGACAAAATCACCATGCAGCCTGCCAAAATTATCACCATCCCAGCTACACAACTTGCACAGTGTCAACTGCAGACAAAGTCAAATCTGACTGGGTCAGGAAGCATTAACATTGTCGGAACCCCGCTGGCTGTGAGAGCACTTACCCCTGTTTCAATAGCCCACGGTACACCTGTAATGAGACTATCAGTGCCTACCCAACAGGCATCTGGCCAGACTCCCCCGCGAGTTATCAGTGCGGTCATAAAAGGGCCAGAGGTAAAATCAGAAGCGGTGGCAAAAAAGCAAGAACATGACGTGAAAACTTTGCAGCTGGTACAAGAAGAAAAACCGGCAGATGGAAATAAGACAGTGACCCACGTAGTGGTTGTCAGTGCGCCTTCTGCTATTGCCCTTCCTGTAACTATGAAAACGGAAGGACTGGTGACATGTGAGAAATGA
- the ELF2 gene encoding ETS-related transcription factor Elf-2 isoform X11 has product MATSLQEGPTNQLDLLIRAVEASVHSSNAHCTDKTIEAAEALLHMESPTCLRDSRSPVEVFVPPCVSTPEFIHAAMRPDVITETVVEVSTEESEPMDTSPIPTSPDSHEPMKKKKAQRASQIIRSSAIVGRKPKTQQSPISNGSPELGIKKKPREGKGNTTYLWEFLLDLLQDKNTCPRYIKWTQREKGIFKLVDSKAVSKLWGKHKNKPDMNYETMGRALRYYYQRGILAKVEGQRLVYQFKDMPKNIVVIDDDKSETCNEDLAAATDEKSLERVSLSAESLLKAASVRGGKNSSLNCSRAEKGVARVVNITSPGHDTPSRCPTTTASVSATTAPRTVRVAMQVPVVMTSLGQKISTVAVQSVNAGAPLITSTSPTTATSPKVVIQTIPTVMPASSENGDKITMQPAKIITIPATQLAQCQLQTKSNLTGSGSINIVGTPLAVRALTPVSIAHGTPVMRLSVPTQQASGQTPPRVISAVIKGPEVKSEAVAKKQEHDVKTLQLVQEEKPADGNKTVTHVVVVSAPSAIALPVTMKTEGLVTCEK; this is encoded by the exons ATGGCGACGTCGCTGCAGGAGGGGCCCACGAACCAGCTGGATCTGCTCATCCGCGCCG TGGAAGCATCAGTTCATAGCAGTAATGCACACTGTACAGATAAGACAATTGAAGCTGCTGAAGCCCTGCTTCATATGGAATCTCCTACCTGCTTGAGGGATTCAAGAAGTCCTG TGGAAGTGTTTGTCCCTCCTTGTGTATCAACTCCAGAATTTATCCATGCTGCTATGAGGCCAGATGTCATTACAGAAACTGTAGTGGAGGTGTCAACTGAAGAATCTGAACCAATGGATACCTCTCCTATTCCTACATCACCAGATAGCCATGaaccaatgaaaaagaaaaaag CTCAAAGGGCCTCGCAGATTATCAGATCCTCTGCAATAG TTGGCCGTAAACCAAAGACCCAGCAGTCACCAATTTCCAATGGGTCTCCTGAGTTAGGTATAAAGAAGAAacccagagaaggaaaag gaAACACAACCTATCTGTGGGAGTTTCTTTTAGATCTACTCCAGGATAAAAATACTTGTCCGCGGTATATTAAGTGGacccagagagaaaaaggcaTATTCAAGCTTGTGGATTCAAAGGCCGTCTCTAAACTTTGGGGAAAGCATAAGAACAAGCCAGATATGAACTATGAAACTATGGGACGAGCTCTGAG GTATTATTACCAAAGGGGTATTCTTGCAAAGGTCGAAGGACAGAGGCTTGTCTATCAGTTCAAGGATATGCCCAAAAACATAGTGGTCATAGATGATGACAAAAGTGAAACTTGTAATGAAGATTTAGCAGCAGCTACTGATGAAAAGTCATTAGAACGAGTATCACTGTCTGCAGAGAGTCTCCTGAAAGCAGCTTCTGTTCGTGGTGGCAAAAACTCATCTCTAAACTGCTCCAGAGCAGAGAAAGGTGTAGCTAGAGTTGTGAATATCACTTCCCCTGGTCATGATACTCCATCCAGGTGTCCTACTACCACCGCATCTGTGTCAGCAACAACAGCTCCAAG GACAGTTCGTGTGGCAATGCAAGTACCTGTTGTAATGACATCGTTGGGTCAGAAAATCTCGACTGTGGCAGTTCAGTCAGTTAATGCAGGTGCACCATTGATAACCAGCACTAGTCCCACAACAGCAACCTCTCCAAAGGTAGTTATTCAGACAATCCCTACTGTGATGCCAGCCTCTTCTGAAAATGGAGACAAAATCACCATGCAGCCTGCCAAAATTATCACCATCCCAGCTACACAACTTGCACAGTGTCAACTGCAGACAAAGTCAAATCTGACTGGGTCAGGAAGCATTAACATTGTCGGAACCCCGCTGGCTGTGAGAGCACTTACCCCTGTTTCAATAGCCCACGGTACACCTGTAATGAGACTATCAGTGCCTACCCAACAGGCATCTGGCCAGACTCCCCCGCGAGTTATCAGTGCGGTCATAAAAGGGCCAGAGGTAAAATCAGAAGCGGTGGCAAAAAAGCAAGAACATGACGTGAAAACTTTGCAGCTGGTACAAGAAGAAAAACCGGCAGATGGAAATAAGACAGTGACCCACGTAGTGGTTGTCAGTGCGCCTTCTGCTATTGCCCTTCCTGTAACTATGAAAACGGAAGGACTGGTGACATGTGAGAAATGA
- the ELF2 gene encoding ETS-related transcription factor Elf-2 isoform X13, which yields MATSLQEGPTNQLDLLIRAVEASVHSSNAHCTDKTIEAAEALLHMESPTCLRDSRSPVEVFVPPCVSTPEFIHAAMRPDVITETVVEVSTEESEPMDTSPIPTSPDSHEPMKKKKVGRKPKTQQSPISNGSPELGIKKKPREGKGNTTYLWEFLLDLLQDKNTCPRYIKWTQREKGIFKLVDSKAVSKLWGKHKNKPDMNYETMGRALRYYYQRGILAKVEGQRLVYQFKDMPKNIVVIDDDKSETCNEDLAAATDEKSLERVSLSAESLLKAASVRGGKNSSLNCSRAEKGVARVVNITSPGHDTPSRCPTTTASVSATTAPRTVRVAMQVPVVMTSLGQKISTVAVQSVNAGAPLITSTSPTTATSPKVVIQTIPTVMPASSENGDKITMQPAKIITIPATQLAQCQLQTKSNLTGSGSINIVGTPLAVRALTPVSIAHGTPVMRLSVPTQQASGQTPPRVISAVIKGPEVKSEAVAKKQEHDVKTLQLVQEEKPADGNKTVTHVVVVSAPSAIALPVTMKTEGLVTCEK from the exons ATGGCGACGTCGCTGCAGGAGGGGCCCACGAACCAGCTGGATCTGCTCATCCGCGCCG TGGAAGCATCAGTTCATAGCAGTAATGCACACTGTACAGATAAGACAATTGAAGCTGCTGAAGCCCTGCTTCATATGGAATCTCCTACCTGCTTGAGGGATTCAAGAAGTCCTG TGGAAGTGTTTGTCCCTCCTTGTGTATCAACTCCAGAATTTATCCATGCTGCTATGAGGCCAGATGTCATTACAGAAACTGTAGTGGAGGTGTCAACTGAAGAATCTGAACCAATGGATACCTCTCCTATTCCTACATCACCAGATAGCCATGaaccaatgaaaaagaaaaaag TTGGCCGTAAACCAAAGACCCAGCAGTCACCAATTTCCAATGGGTCTCCTGAGTTAGGTATAAAGAAGAAacccagagaaggaaaag gaAACACAACCTATCTGTGGGAGTTTCTTTTAGATCTACTCCAGGATAAAAATACTTGTCCGCGGTATATTAAGTGGacccagagagaaaaaggcaTATTCAAGCTTGTGGATTCAAAGGCCGTCTCTAAACTTTGGGGAAAGCATAAGAACAAGCCAGATATGAACTATGAAACTATGGGACGAGCTCTGAG GTATTATTACCAAAGGGGTATTCTTGCAAAGGTCGAAGGACAGAGGCTTGTCTATCAGTTCAAGGATATGCCCAAAAACATAGTGGTCATAGATGATGACAAAAGTGAAACTTGTAATGAAGATTTAGCAGCAGCTACTGATGAAAAGTCATTAGAACGAGTATCACTGTCTGCAGAGAGTCTCCTGAAAGCAGCTTCTGTTCGTGGTGGCAAAAACTCATCTCTAAACTGCTCCAGAGCAGAGAAAGGTGTAGCTAGAGTTGTGAATATCACTTCCCCTGGTCATGATACTCCATCCAGGTGTCCTACTACCACCGCATCTGTGTCAGCAACAACAGCTCCAAG GACAGTTCGTGTGGCAATGCAAGTACCTGTTGTAATGACATCGTTGGGTCAGAAAATCTCGACTGTGGCAGTTCAGTCAGTTAATGCAGGTGCACCATTGATAACCAGCACTAGTCCCACAACAGCAACCTCTCCAAAGGTAGTTATTCAGACAATCCCTACTGTGATGCCAGCCTCTTCTGAAAATGGAGACAAAATCACCATGCAGCCTGCCAAAATTATCACCATCCCAGCTACACAACTTGCACAGTGTCAACTGCAGACAAAGTCAAATCTGACTGGGTCAGGAAGCATTAACATTGTCGGAACCCCGCTGGCTGTGAGAGCACTTACCCCTGTTTCAATAGCCCACGGTACACCTGTAATGAGACTATCAGTGCCTACCCAACAGGCATCTGGCCAGACTCCCCCGCGAGTTATCAGTGCGGTCATAAAAGGGCCAGAGGTAAAATCAGAAGCGGTGGCAAAAAAGCAAGAACATGACGTGAAAACTTTGCAGCTGGTACAAGAAGAAAAACCGGCAGATGGAAATAAGACAGTGACCCACGTAGTGGTTGTCAGTGCGCCTTCTGCTATTGCCCTTCCTGTAACTATGAAAACGGAAGGACTGGTGACATGTGAGAAATGA
- the ELF2 gene encoding ETS-related transcription factor Elf-2 isoform X10, with product MEASVHSSNAHCTDKTIEAAEALLHMESPTCLRDSRSPEFIHAAMRPDVITETVVEVSTEESEPMDTSPIPTSPDSHEPMKKKKAQRASQIIRSSAIVGRKPKTQQSPISNGSPELGIKKKPREGKGNTTYLWEFLLDLLQDKNTCPRYIKWTQREKGIFKLVDSKAVSKLWGKHKNKPDMNYETMGRALRYYYQRGILAKVEGQRLVYQFKDMPKNIVVIDDDKSETCNEDLAAATDEKSLERVSLSAESLLKAASVRGGKNSSLNCSRAEKGVARVVNITSPGHDTPSRCPTTTASVSATTAPRTVRVAMQVPVVMTSLGQKISTVAVQSVNAGAPLITSTSPTTATSPKVVIQTIPTVMPASSENGDKITMQPAKIITIPATQLAQCQLQTKSNLTGSGSINIVGTPLAVRALTPVSIAHGTPVMRLSVPTQQASGQTPPRVISAVIKGPEVKSEAVAKKQEHDVKTLQLVQEEKPADGNKTVTHVVVVSAPSAIALPVTMKTEGLVTCEK from the exons A TGGAAGCATCAGTTCATAGCAGTAATGCACACTGTACAGATAAGACAATTGAAGCTGCTGAAGCCCTGCTTCATATGGAATCTCCTACCTGCTTGAGGGATTCAAGAAGTCCTG AATTTATCCATGCTGCTATGAGGCCAGATGTCATTACAGAAACTGTAGTGGAGGTGTCAACTGAAGAATCTGAACCAATGGATACCTCTCCTATTCCTACATCACCAGATAGCCATGaaccaatgaaaaagaaaaaag CTCAAAGGGCCTCGCAGATTATCAGATCCTCTGCAATAG TTGGCCGTAAACCAAAGACCCAGCAGTCACCAATTTCCAATGGGTCTCCTGAGTTAGGTATAAAGAAGAAacccagagaaggaaaag gaAACACAACCTATCTGTGGGAGTTTCTTTTAGATCTACTCCAGGATAAAAATACTTGTCCGCGGTATATTAAGTGGacccagagagaaaaaggcaTATTCAAGCTTGTGGATTCAAAGGCCGTCTCTAAACTTTGGGGAAAGCATAAGAACAAGCCAGATATGAACTATGAAACTATGGGACGAGCTCTGAG GTATTATTACCAAAGGGGTATTCTTGCAAAGGTCGAAGGACAGAGGCTTGTCTATCAGTTCAAGGATATGCCCAAAAACATAGTGGTCATAGATGATGACAAAAGTGAAACTTGTAATGAAGATTTAGCAGCAGCTACTGATGAAAAGTCATTAGAACGAGTATCACTGTCTGCAGAGAGTCTCCTGAAAGCAGCTTCTGTTCGTGGTGGCAAAAACTCATCTCTAAACTGCTCCAGAGCAGAGAAAGGTGTAGCTAGAGTTGTGAATATCACTTCCCCTGGTCATGATACTCCATCCAGGTGTCCTACTACCACCGCATCTGTGTCAGCAACAACAGCTCCAAG GACAGTTCGTGTGGCAATGCAAGTACCTGTTGTAATGACATCGTTGGGTCAGAAAATCTCGACTGTGGCAGTTCAGTCAGTTAATGCAGGTGCACCATTGATAACCAGCACTAGTCCCACAACAGCAACCTCTCCAAAGGTAGTTATTCAGACAATCCCTACTGTGATGCCAGCCTCTTCTGAAAATGGAGACAAAATCACCATGCAGCCTGCCAAAATTATCACCATCCCAGCTACACAACTTGCACAGTGTCAACTGCAGACAAAGTCAAATCTGACTGGGTCAGGAAGCATTAACATTGTCGGAACCCCGCTGGCTGTGAGAGCACTTACCCCTGTTTCAATAGCCCACGGTACACCTGTAATGAGACTATCAGTGCCTACCCAACAGGCATCTGGCCAGACTCCCCCGCGAGTTATCAGTGCGGTCATAAAAGGGCCAGAGGTAAAATCAGAAGCGGTGGCAAAAAAGCAAGAACATGACGTGAAAACTTTGCAGCTGGTACAAGAAGAAAAACCGGCAGATGGAAATAAGACAGTGACCCACGTAGTGGTTGTCAGTGCGCCTTCTGCTATTGCCCTTCCTGTAACTATGAAAACGGAAGGACTGGTGACATGTGAGAAATGA
- the ELF2 gene encoding ETS-related transcription factor Elf-2 isoform X8: MEASVHSSNAHCTDKTIEAAEALLHMESPTCLRDSRSPVEVFVPPCVSTPEFIHAAMRPDVITETVVEVSTEESEPMDTSPIPTSPDSHEPMKKKKAQRASQIIRSSAIVGRKPKTQQSPISNGSPELGIKKKPREGKGNTTYLWEFLLDLLQDKNTCPRYIKWTQREKGIFKLVDSKAVSKLWGKHKNKPDMNYETMGRALRYYYQRGILAKVEGQRLVYQFKDMPKNIVVIDDDKSETCNEDLAAATDEKSLERVSLSAESLLKAASVRGGKNSSLNCSRAEKGVARVVNITSPGHDTPSRCPTTTASVSATTAPRTVRVAMQVPVVMTSLGQKISTVAVQSVNAGAPLITSTSPTTATSPKVVIQTIPTVMPASSENGDKITMQPAKIITIPATQLAQCQLQTKSNLTGSGSINIVGTPLAVRALTPVSIAHGTPVMRLSVPTQQASGQTPPRVISAVIKGPEVKSEAVAKKQEHDVKTLQLVQEEKPADGNKTVTHVVVVSAPSAIALPVTMKTEGLVTCEK, translated from the exons A TGGAAGCATCAGTTCATAGCAGTAATGCACACTGTACAGATAAGACAATTGAAGCTGCTGAAGCCCTGCTTCATATGGAATCTCCTACCTGCTTGAGGGATTCAAGAAGTCCTG TGGAAGTGTTTGTCCCTCCTTGTGTATCAACTCCAGAATTTATCCATGCTGCTATGAGGCCAGATGTCATTACAGAAACTGTAGTGGAGGTGTCAACTGAAGAATCTGAACCAATGGATACCTCTCCTATTCCTACATCACCAGATAGCCATGaaccaatgaaaaagaaaaaag CTCAAAGGGCCTCGCAGATTATCAGATCCTCTGCAATAG TTGGCCGTAAACCAAAGACCCAGCAGTCACCAATTTCCAATGGGTCTCCTGAGTTAGGTATAAAGAAGAAacccagagaaggaaaag gaAACACAACCTATCTGTGGGAGTTTCTTTTAGATCTACTCCAGGATAAAAATACTTGTCCGCGGTATATTAAGTGGacccagagagaaaaaggcaTATTCAAGCTTGTGGATTCAAAGGCCGTCTCTAAACTTTGGGGAAAGCATAAGAACAAGCCAGATATGAACTATGAAACTATGGGACGAGCTCTGAG GTATTATTACCAAAGGGGTATTCTTGCAAAGGTCGAAGGACAGAGGCTTGTCTATCAGTTCAAGGATATGCCCAAAAACATAGTGGTCATAGATGATGACAAAAGTGAAACTTGTAATGAAGATTTAGCAGCAGCTACTGATGAAAAGTCATTAGAACGAGTATCACTGTCTGCAGAGAGTCTCCTGAAAGCAGCTTCTGTTCGTGGTGGCAAAAACTCATCTCTAAACTGCTCCAGAGCAGAGAAAGGTGTAGCTAGAGTTGTGAATATCACTTCCCCTGGTCATGATACTCCATCCAGGTGTCCTACTACCACCGCATCTGTGTCAGCAACAACAGCTCCAAG GACAGTTCGTGTGGCAATGCAAGTACCTGTTGTAATGACATCGTTGGGTCAGAAAATCTCGACTGTGGCAGTTCAGTCAGTTAATGCAGGTGCACCATTGATAACCAGCACTAGTCCCACAACAGCAACCTCTCCAAAGGTAGTTATTCAGACAATCCCTACTGTGATGCCAGCCTCTTCTGAAAATGGAGACAAAATCACCATGCAGCCTGCCAAAATTATCACCATCCCAGCTACACAACTTGCACAGTGTCAACTGCAGACAAAGTCAAATCTGACTGGGTCAGGAAGCATTAACATTGTCGGAACCCCGCTGGCTGTGAGAGCACTTACCCCTGTTTCAATAGCCCACGGTACACCTGTAATGAGACTATCAGTGCCTACCCAACAGGCATCTGGCCAGACTCCCCCGCGAGTTATCAGTGCGGTCATAAAAGGGCCAGAGGTAAAATCAGAAGCGGTGGCAAAAAAGCAAGAACATGACGTGAAAACTTTGCAGCTGGTACAAGAAGAAAAACCGGCAGATGGAAATAAGACAGTGACCCACGTAGTGGTTGTCAGTGCGCCTTCTGCTATTGCCCTTCCTGTAACTATGAAAACGGAAGGACTGGTGACATGTGAGAAATGA